CGCCAACAAATGCATGGCATTTGATAACAATTGAATGGATTGCAAAAGATTATTGGCAATCAAAGGCAACATCACGTTGAGCTCGAACAAACCGGATTGGCCAGCAAGGGCGACAGCCATATCTAAACCCTGAACCTGTGCGGCTACCATGGCGACGGCTTCGGGAACAACAGGGTTGACCTTGCCGGGCATAATCGAACTGCCGGGCTGCAAGTCAGGAAGACTGATTTCACTGAAGCCCGCCAACGGTCCCGAATTCATGAGCCGCAGGTCATTAGAAATTTTGGTTAGCACGATGGCCAAACTGCGCAAAGCAGCAGACATCGCAACCGGTTCATCCTGCGCAGCCAGACCCGCAAACGGGCGGAGCATGGAACAATACGCACCACCAGTTTCGTTGTTAAGAGCCGCAATAAAGGCAGCAGAGAAGCCTTCGGGCGCGTTGATGCCCGTGCCGACCGCGGTGCCGCCCTGAGGCAGGGCCTGCATCCGCTCAACAGCCTGAACGATTCCCAAGCGGGCGCCATCAAGGTGATCGACATAGGCCATTAGTGTCTGATCAAAACGAACAGGCATCGCATCCATCAAATGCGTGCGACCGGTTTTGGTTACTCCGGCCAGCGCTTGAGCTTTGTCTTCGATAGACTGCTTCAAGGAGTCGAGCGCGGGCAGCAACTCATGTTCGACCGCCTCGACCGCTGAAACACGAATGGCGGTGGGAATCACATCATTCGAACTTTGGCTCATATTGACGTGGTCATTCGGATGAACACGAAGATCCGAATTTAGAAGCGAATCATTGGCTAGTCGCGCAATGACTTCGTTTGCATTCATGTTGGTACTGGTGCCCGAACCCGTCTGGTAGACATCAATAGGGAAAGCATCGACATAGTGCCCCGCTGCAATTTCGCGGCTGGCCTGCACGATCGGTTCACCCAGTGCTGGGGGTAATACGCCCAAGGTCATATTTGCCTGCGCGCACGCAGTCTTAACCTGAGCCAATGCCCGGATAAATTTAGCGGGCAACGGCATGCCACTAATGGGGAAGTTATCGATAGCTCGCTGGGTCTGTGCACCCCACAACGCATCGGCCGGTATGTCCACTGGCCCGATGCTGTCATGCTCTGTACGAAATTTTTGGGTTGTCATCGAGGAACTTGCTCCACGGGTCTCAGCGGGTGATGCCTCGCTCGCTGCCTTTGATGAAGTCGAGCATTTGTTGCAAGGCGGGTTCAGTTTCAGCGGCTTGTTCAAATTCCGCCCAAACCATCTCATCCCCCTGTTTTTTCACCAATTGACGGAAACACCGGTTCAGCAATGCAATAGTCTCAGCATCAAAATGCCGACGTCTGAGTCCTTCTTTATTCAAGCCGATTGAACGGGCACGAGCCCCGTCCGCCATAACAAAGGGCGGCACATCCTTGGAAAGTTTGCTGAAACCACCGATAAAAGCATGCGCACCAATTCGGCAGAACTGGTGCGCCACGGCGAAACCACCAAAGATAGCGTGATCACCCACGGTGACGTGTCCAGCCAGCGAGGCTGCGTTGGCGAGGATGACATGATCGCCGATCT
This region of Halothiobacillus neapolitanus c2 genomic DNA includes:
- a CDS encoding class II fumarate hydratase encodes the protein MTTQKFRTEHDSIGPVDIPADALWGAQTQRAIDNFPISGMPLPAKFIRALAQVKTACAQANMTLGVLPPALGEPIVQASREIAAGHYVDAFPIDVYQTGSGTSTNMNANEVIARLANDSLLNSDLRVHPNDHVNMSQSSNDVIPTAIRVSAVEAVEHELLPALDSLKQSIEDKAQALAGVTKTGRTHLMDAMPVRFDQTLMAYVDHLDGARLGIVQAVERMQALPQGGTAVGTGINAPEGFSAAFIAALNNETGGAYCSMLRPFAGLAAQDEPVAMSAALRSLAIVLTKISNDLRLMNSGPLAGFSEISLPDLQPGSSIMPGKVNPVVPEAVAMVAAQVQGLDMAVALAGQSGLFELNVMLPLIANNLLQSIQLLSNAMHLLADKAIAGFTVNHERIEAALGMNPILVTALNPVIGYELGAKIAKRAYAERRSVLSVALEMTELSEEELKRLLDPVLMTGI
- the lpxA gene encoding acyl-ACP--UDP-N-acetylglucosamine O-acyltransferase; the encoded protein is MIHPTAIISPEASLDPSVVVGPYVVIEGKVEISAGTQIDSHSVIKGPCRIGKDNHIYSHAVLGEVPQDLKFHGEHTTLEIGDRNQIREFSSIHRGTEGGGGVTRIGSDVLIMAYAHIAHDCQIGDHVILANAASLAGHVTVGDHAIFGGFAVAHQFCRIGAHAFIGGFSKLSKDVPPFVMADGARARSIGLNKEGLRRRHFDAETIALLNRCFRQLVKKQGDEMVWAEFEQAAETEPALQQMLDFIKGSERGITR